Proteins from one Flavobacterium sp. N2038 genomic window:
- a CDS encoding phosphoribosyltransferase domain-containing protein, producing MSKNIILTNQEIEHKIKRIAYQIYETFVDEEEIVIAGIASNGSVFAQKIALALSSISTLKVSTCDVKIDKQNPQLPIQTSLTKEEYQNKGLVLVDDVLNSGTTLIYAVRHFLDVPLKKFKTAVLVDRNHKKYPVKADFKGISLSTSLLEHVQVVFDDNGDDYAFLS from the coding sequence ATGAGCAAGAATATCATCTTAACCAATCAGGAAATCGAACACAAAATCAAACGTATCGCTTATCAAATCTACGAAACTTTTGTTGACGAAGAAGAAATCGTGATTGCCGGAATCGCTTCAAACGGATCTGTTTTTGCTCAAAAAATTGCCTTAGCTTTAAGTAGTATATCAACATTAAAGGTTTCAACCTGCGATGTTAAAATAGACAAACAAAATCCGCAGCTGCCAATTCAGACTTCATTGACCAAAGAAGAATACCAAAACAAAGGCTTAGTATTAGTGGATGATGTACTAAACTCGGGCACTACACTAATATATGCTGTACGTCATTTCTTAGACGTTCCGCTTAAGAAATTCAAAACAGCAGTCCTAGTAGACAGAAATCACAAAAAATACCCGGTAAAAGCCGACTTTAAAGGCATTTCTTTATCAACCTCTCTACTAGAACATGTTCAGGTTGTTTTTGATGACAACGGCGATGATTATGCTTTTTTAAGCTAA
- a CDS encoding shikimate kinase → MKKIVLLGYMGCGKSTIAQNLSKITNIPFLDLDTCIEKRANLSINEIFSKHGEVYFRKLEHEMFVELLHSSENNIIGLGGGTPCYANNHLLLQNEDIVSIYLKASIDTLYNRLVQNKSKRPLIADMNEEEMKEFIAKHLFDRSFYYNHAQYKVSVDNKAVEETVEDILKILA, encoded by the coding sequence ATGAAAAAAATAGTGTTATTAGGTTATATGGGTTGCGGAAAGTCAACAATTGCCCAAAACTTGTCAAAAATTACAAATATTCCGTTTCTGGATTTAGATACTTGCATCGAAAAAAGAGCAAACTTGTCTATAAATGAAATTTTTTCTAAACATGGAGAGGTGTATTTTCGAAAATTAGAACACGAAATGTTTGTCGAATTACTTCATTCTTCAGAAAATAATATTATTGGATTAGGCGGAGGAACGCCTTGTTATGCTAATAATCATTTATTACTTCAAAATGAAGATATCGTTTCTATATATTTAAAAGCATCAATTGATACTTTATATAACAGATTAGTGCAAAACAAAAGCAAACGGCCTTTAATTGCAGATATGAATGAAGAGGAAATGAAAGAGTTTATCGCAAAGCATTTGTTCGACAGAAGCTTTTATTATAACCATGCACAGTACAAAGTGTCGGTTGATAATAAAGCCGTCGAAGAAACTGTTGAGGATATTTTGAAGATCTTAGCTTAA
- a CDS encoding RNA-binding S4 domain-containing protein, producing MRIDKYLWCVRYYKTRNMVTEACKKNHITVNGQVAKPSKEVFPTDKITFRKDQITQIITVLDIPESRVGAKLVDIYRKNETPPEAYAHLELLKLSKEHYRKSGTGRPTKKDRRDIDEYGNEIFDEEETE from the coding sequence ATGAGAATAGATAAATACTTATGGTGCGTGCGTTATTACAAGACCAGAAACATGGTTACCGAAGCCTGCAAAAAAAACCATATTACAGTAAATGGGCAGGTTGCCAAACCTTCAAAAGAAGTTTTCCCTACAGATAAAATCACTTTTAGAAAAGATCAGATTACACAAATCATTACCGTACTTGATATTCCGGAAAGTCGTGTGGGCGCAAAACTTGTTGATATATATCGCAAAAACGAAACGCCACCGGAAGCTTATGCACATTTAGAACTTTTAAAACTATCTAAAGAACATTATCGCAAAAGCGGCACCGGAAGACCTACTAAAAAAGACAGAAGAGATATTGATGAATACGGAAATGAAATTTTTGATGAGGAAGAAACGGAATAA
- a CDS encoding FKBP-type peptidyl-prolyl cis-trans isomerase has translation MNKFKYYFVLLLAGIAIVSCNKKDDDEVVVVPLRDYTEQYKADNDSIIKYLNRNYITVTNAPGTPQDQDVTISKITDPATQPSIMSYLNSETFPKLLTRDVYNDNITYKVYYLVLREGTGHSPVNTDRVYNTYVGNLLNGTQFDSSNNIPGYWDLDGLGDRGVFVDGWKEIFPKFKTGTASAPDASGVVTYNNFGAGVMFLPSGLAYYGSSQTNIPAYSPLVFSFKLMDLARIDHDRDGVFDFNEDVNHDGYVYDFSNKTLYPNPPANLIDDTDGDGTPDFLDIDDDGDGYTTLFEITKPTGAPVTGISKYYPYDPIPDSPVTPNIDETETWGIPAVASDGTVDYISPGRLRLHVDKNHHAIK, from the coding sequence ATGAATAAATTTAAATATTACTTTGTATTATTACTGGCAGGTATTGCTATCGTTTCTTGTAATAAGAAAGATGATGATGAGGTAGTGGTAGTCCCTTTGCGTGATTATACAGAGCAATATAAGGCAGATAATGATTCTATTATTAAATATTTAAATAGAAATTATATTACAGTTACTAATGCTCCGGGTACTCCACAAGATCAGGATGTAACTATAAGTAAGATTACAGATCCTGCTACGCAGCCTTCTATTATGTCATATCTTAACAGTGAGACTTTTCCAAAGTTGTTGACCAGAGATGTTTATAATGATAACATTACTTATAAAGTGTACTATCTGGTATTAAGAGAAGGTACTGGTCACTCACCTGTAAATACTGATAGAGTTTACAATACTTATGTTGGAAATTTATTGAACGGGACTCAGTTTGACAGTTCTAATAATATACCAGGATATTGGGATTTGGATGGTTTGGGTGACAGAGGTGTTTTTGTTGATGGGTGGAAAGAAATTTTCCCGAAGTTTAAGACAGGAACTGCTTCAGCGCCTGATGCTTCGGGTGTAGTTACTTATAATAATTTTGGTGCAGGTGTTATGTTTTTGCCTTCAGGGTTAGCTTACTATGGATCATCTCAAACAAATATCCCTGCTTATTCTCCTTTAGTTTTTAGTTTTAAATTAATGGACTTGGCTCGCATTGATCATGATCGTGACGGTGTTTTTGATTTTAACGAAGATGTTAATCATGATGGTTATGTTTATGATTTTAGTAATAAGACTTTATATCCTAATCCACCTGCGAATTTAATTGACGATACAGATGGGGATGGAACGCCGGATTTTCTTGATATTGATGATGATGGAGATGGATATACCACTTTGTTTGAAATAACAAAGCCAACGGGAGCTCCTGTTACAGGAATTAGTAAATATTATCCTTATGATCCAATTCCGGATAGCCCTGTAACGCCAAATATTGATGAAACGGAGACTTGGGGAATTCCAGCGGTTGCTTCTGATGGAACTGTTGATTACATCTCTCCAGGTCGACTAAGACTTCATGTTGATAAAAATCATCATGCGATAAAATAA
- a CDS encoding DoxX family protein translates to MTKIFTSNGTWDNGIFIIRIAVAFYIFRHSLELFDIHILIKFLKEINFPFPVFFAYAAKIIEFIGSILLAAGLFTKFITPLLITVMAGVIYTMSEGDIFNGELPFLFALHFALFFFIGPGKWSLDYLLFDKENNKKA, encoded by the coding sequence ATGACAAAAATATTTACTTCAAATGGAACTTGGGATAATGGTATTTTTATTATCCGAATAGCAGTAGCTTTTTATATATTCAGACATTCTCTAGAATTGTTTGATATACATATACTCATTAAATTTCTAAAGGAAATAAATTTTCCGTTTCCCGTTTTTTTCGCGTATGCTGCCAAAATTATTGAGTTTATAGGATCAATATTATTAGCCGCAGGTCTTTTTACTAAATTTATTACACCACTATTAATTACTGTAATGGCAGGTGTTATTTATACCATGAGTGAGGGCGATATTTTTAATGGAGAACTTCCTTTTTTATTTGCTCTGCATTTTGCTTTATTCTTTTTTATTGGACCAGGAAAATGGAGTTTAGATTATTTACTATTCGATAAAGAAAACAACAAAAAAGCATAA
- a CDS encoding helix-turn-helix domain-containing protein, whose amino-acid sequence MKQKYLFTLFIPVLVLLIIFIYPAFLQESYVENPRNEILLRKIGHELLNSSKDSISKVMPIKILSANEFQINFENEFSFVPDSLVTIVQRNIKKSTFPSEYSVNVFKCSSKEIIYSFLISLDNKENIIPCIGRSIPNNCYNIAIKFASNENAFLNNKSTFFVIVILVLSALLWYLFNRKKEKVIPKKESAKNIQIGKYIFYYEQHYVDYEGVKVLLTSKESKLLHIFFSSPNKIIERNILQKEVWTNEGIIVTRSLDMFVSKLRKKLDKDPLVNIVNIHGIGYKLEIVNY is encoded by the coding sequence ATGAAACAAAAATACCTATTTACCTTATTTATACCGGTACTGGTTTTATTAATAATTTTTATTTATCCGGCCTTTCTGCAAGAATCATATGTTGAGAATCCAAGAAACGAAATACTACTAAGAAAAATTGGTCATGAATTACTGAATAGCTCTAAGGATAGCATTTCTAAAGTAATGCCGATAAAAATTTTATCAGCAAATGAGTTTCAAATTAATTTTGAAAATGAGTTTTCTTTTGTGCCAGATTCACTGGTAACAATTGTTCAGAGAAATATTAAGAAAAGTACCTTTCCAAGTGAATATTCTGTAAATGTATTTAAATGCTCAAGTAAGGAAATTATCTATAGTTTTTTAATATCATTAGATAATAAAGAAAATATAATTCCATGTATTGGAAGAAGCATACCTAATAATTGCTACAATATTGCTATTAAGTTTGCTTCAAATGAAAATGCTTTTTTAAACAATAAATCTACCTTTTTTGTTATTGTAATTTTAGTTTTATCTGCTTTGCTTTGGTACCTATTTAACAGAAAAAAAGAAAAAGTAATTCCTAAAAAAGAGTCTGCTAAAAATATTCAAATTGGAAAATATATTTTTTACTACGAACAACATTACGTTGATTATGAAGGTGTAAAAGTTTTATTAACGTCAAAAGAGTCAAAATTGCTGCATATTTTTTTCTCATCTCCCAATAAAATTATCGAAAGAAACATACTGCAGAAAGAAGTATGGACAAATGAGGGTATAATAGTTACAAGAAGTTTGGATATGTTTGTTTCAAAACTTCGTAAGAAACTGGATAAAGATCCGTTAGTAAATATTGTTAATATCCATGGCATTGGATATAAATTGGAGATTGTTAATTATTAA
- a CDS encoding WD40 repeat domain-containing protein produces the protein MKIKNELLKCITLLIILNNQLFAQDTISKKILWTTDWSSDGKFIAIGGNLDTLKIYNEKNFKLYKSFPIKSTITRIKWHPSKNSIAVATQLSEDKSCIINLDTNEKIELNGISPDGARGIDWNYTGEYLVVADNNGQVLIYDPKGNLIRRFKNENSKGITAVDWHPKKNIMITVSDKIRLFDIQGNLIKSIKHRTEEVMLLSVTWHKSGSFFVTGDYGDRQDKSLLQYWNEKAELLRSIDISKGEYRNLTWNPKGSRLATASDALRIFDVKGNLILEGNSKDYLWGVSWNKEGNRIITSSVEQNVILWNDKAEKIMTIQ, from the coding sequence ATGAAAATAAAAAATGAGCTCCTTAAATGCATAACTCTACTAATAATACTCAATAATCAACTTTTTGCACAAGATACTATTAGTAAAAAAATCCTTTGGACTACCGATTGGAGTTCTGATGGGAAATTCATAGCTATTGGAGGAAACTTAGACACTTTGAAAATTTATAATGAAAAGAATTTTAAATTATACAAATCATTCCCAATAAAAAGTACAATAACTCGCATAAAATGGCATCCATCAAAAAATAGTATTGCAGTTGCAACCCAACTATCGGAAGATAAATCATGCATTATAAATTTGGATACCAATGAAAAAATTGAATTGAACGGAATCTCTCCCGATGGCGCAAGAGGAATAGACTGGAATTATACAGGGGAGTATTTAGTTGTTGCTGACAATAACGGACAAGTATTGATTTACGATCCAAAAGGTAATTTAATAAGGCGTTTTAAGAATGAAAACAGCAAAGGAATTACCGCTGTTGATTGGCATCCCAAAAAAAATATAATGATAACAGTTTCAGACAAAATACGGTTGTTTGACATTCAGGGTAATTTGATAAAATCAATTAAACACAGAACAGAAGAAGTGATGCTGTTGAGTGTTACCTGGCACAAATCAGGTTCGTTTTTTGTAACAGGCGACTATGGCGACAGACAAGATAAATCATTACTTCAATATTGGAATGAGAAAGCTGAACTTTTAAGGTCAATTGATATTAGCAAAGGTGAATACAGAAATTTAACCTGGAATCCAAAAGGAAGCAGATTAGCAACAGCAAGTGATGCATTAAGAATTTTCGACGTTAAAGGCAATCTTATCTTAGAAGGAAACTCTAAAGATTATTTATGGGGCGTTTCCTGGAATAAGGAAGGGAACAGAATTATTACATCAAGCGTGGAGCAAAATGTAATACTTTGGAACGACAAAGCTGAAAAAATAATGACGATACAATAA